The following proteins are encoded in a genomic region of Candidatus Zixiibacteriota bacterium:
- a CDS encoding PEP-CTERM sorting domain-containing protein, with product YYSNTAIRNAVGAYDVTSGTVLGTVNREYSMWQGLETNPMQGAGDTWVLEFSFDRSLLNLDGAQTINFHNTLGCGNDVMNKSFAVVPEPTSMMLLGLGMLGLGALRKRF from the coding sequence ATACTACAGCAACACCGCCATCCGCAATGCGGTCGGTGCCTATGATGTCACCTCTGGCACTGTCCTGGGCACTGTCAACCGCGAATATTCGATGTGGCAGGGGTTGGAAACCAACCCGATGCAGGGTGCCGGTGATACCTGGGTTTTGGAATTTTCATTCGATAGAAGTTTGCTCAATCTCGATGGCGCTCAGACCATCAATTTCCATAATACCCTGGGATGCGGAAATGATGTTATGAACAAGTCGTTTGCGGTGGTTCCGGAACCGACCAGCATGATGCTTCTGGGACTCGGCATGCTCGGCCTTGGCGCTCTCCGAAAAAGATTCTAA
- a CDS encoding tetratricopeptide repeat protein, whose product MSETAVSFESIGKNVPLLKNSLLRNSCFILILVLLFGGCSSDRGKLIRFSAEKLLHKANRLHDKAGIKPELGNEQLWSEVKQAYIAVTDYCWKHIDSLPESRYPVERKELEAAAFTAVNRLSGIYFSEKNYDSAVTYLNQLLTLTQLEGQQLLTTRVNLARIRQAKGDWDEAMAIYHSIIDTFYPPVDNQNKVLVQVLNIPMELVRSYLIISDTLGVLAESQSAKSYYNRLIKEWPNSVLATAARSNLARLHVDLGEWDSAIENLQFLKDSAGQVDLQAALLIGDILASGKKDYLRAVSQYNGIMARVADSTQRALLMTRIGRAYFEGEQYEKCREIMGEIKRYYERFYNTNPTPLNYIARSFAEEGNWEMAESEFRWLISNYSGTEDAFNAHLMIIDHYKKVNDKRQVEAWNRRAEEFYERMSRQHYGTSIEASALSYSAEIARREEKWEKAADLLTQLYKRFSQTETGRSALIKAATIYREKLNQPEVADELMNRLKAELSPLSAGKNTD is encoded by the coding sequence GTGAGCGAAACCGCTGTCTCTTTTGAATCTATTGGAAAAAACGTGCCGCTTCTTAAGAATTCTCTTCTCCGCAACAGCTGCTTCATCTTAATCCTCGTTTTGTTGTTTGGTGGCTGTTCCTCCGACCGGGGAAAACTGATTCGCTTCAGCGCCGAGAAACTTCTGCACAAAGCCAACCGTCTTCATGACAAAGCCGGCATCAAACCGGAACTGGGCAATGAGCAGCTCTGGAGCGAAGTAAAGCAGGCGTATATCGCCGTGACCGATTACTGCTGGAAACATATTGATTCGCTTCCGGAATCGCGCTATCCGGTGGAGCGCAAGGAACTCGAAGCGGCCGCCTTTACCGCTGTCAACCGCCTTTCCGGTATCTATTTCTCAGAAAAGAACTATGACTCGGCCGTCACTTACCTCAACCAGCTTCTCACCCTGACCCAATTGGAGGGACAACAACTCTTGACCACCCGCGTCAACCTGGCCCGTATTCGTCAGGCTAAAGGGGACTGGGATGAAGCGATGGCTATCTACCACTCTATCATCGATACTTTCTATCCCCCGGTTGACAATCAGAACAAGGTTCTGGTGCAGGTTTTGAATATTCCCATGGAGCTGGTTCGTTCTTATCTGATAATCAGCGATACCCTGGGCGTTCTGGCGGAGAGCCAGTCGGCGAAGAGCTATTATAACCGTCTCATAAAGGAATGGCCCAATTCTGTTCTGGCGACCGCCGCCCGAAGCAACCTGGCGCGGCTCCATGTTGACCTGGGCGAGTGGGACAGCGCCATCGAGAATCTTCAGTTTCTCAAAGATAGTGCCGGCCAGGTGGACCTTCAAGCCGCTCTCCTCATTGGCGACATACTCGCCTCCGGAAAGAAAGATTACCTGCGGGCAGTTTCCCAATACAACGGCATTATGGCGCGTGTTGCCGATTCCACCCAGCGCGCCCTGCTAATGACCCGCATCGGGCGCGCCTACTTTGAAGGAGAGCAGTACGAAAAATGCCGCGAGATTATGGGTGAGATAAAGCGCTATTACGAAAGATTCTACAATACCAATCCGACTCCTCTCAATTATATCGCCCGCTCTTTTGCCGAAGAAGGAAACTGGGAGATGGCCGAAAGCGAGTTTCGCTGGCTCATCAGCAACTATTCCGGCACCGAAGATGCCTTCAATGCCCATCTGATGATAATCGACCATTATAAGAAAGTAAATGATAAACGCCAGGTGGAAGCCTGGAACCGGCGCGCCGAAGAATTTTATGAGAGAATGAGCCGTCAGCATTACGGCACCTCCATTGAGGCTTCGGCTCTCTCATACAGCGCGGAGATTGCCCGTCGCGAAGAAAAATGGGAGAAGGCGGCCGACCTTCTTACCCAGCTGTACAAAAGGTTCTCCCAGACAGAAACCGGACGCAGCGCCCTGATAAAAGCCGCTACTATCTACCGCGAGAAACTGAATCAACCGGAAGTTGCCGACGAATTAATGAATCGCCTCAAGGCGGAACTTTCCCCCCTCTCCGCGGGTAAAAATACTGATTAG
- a CDS encoding PD-(D/E)XK nuclease family protein: MATAYSKSKIETFKNCPRQYKFQYIERAVVEKPVSVENFLGSAVHYALEKLYSFKMNMRLLSREELLELYRKYWETPEKDKIKVTREGLGVDDYIRVGSEALAQYYDKNAPFDDGASVALEKKITFPLDPEGRFTISGVIDRICRRPDEVVEIIDYKTNVSLPTQQTLDNDTQMGLYQLGVRYLWPDFREIQLRQIFLRHGLSLTTVMDEDKLEEIRYRAFQDILEIEKARRDDDFPPKESPLCDWCVYYELCPAKRHRLSLEDDLGVEFDKEAGKELAEKYLELSRRKKILESEMEAMKDDIFKFCEQADITTLVSSLGSVKITVSEKEAFPTKTDDERAFLDLALIARQAGLEECFRLDAGILYKEFYAREKLPGDLKQKLEKYLIKKVQKSIRTNIKKEVPDIDFGEDKE; this comes from the coding sequence GTGGCTACCGCTTACAGCAAATCGAAGATTGAGACGTTCAAGAACTGCCCCCGGCAGTATAAGTTCCAGTATATCGAGCGGGCGGTGGTGGAGAAGCCGGTCAGCGTGGAAAACTTCCTCGGCTCGGCAGTTCATTACGCTCTGGAGAAGCTATATAGTTTCAAGATGAACATGCGGCTTCTATCTAGAGAGGAACTTCTGGAATTATACCGTAAATACTGGGAGACTCCGGAAAAGGATAAAATCAAAGTTACCCGCGAAGGACTGGGCGTGGACGACTATATCAGAGTCGGTTCGGAGGCGCTGGCGCAGTATTATGATAAGAATGCTCCTTTTGATGACGGCGCCTCGGTGGCGCTGGAGAAAAAGATAACCTTCCCTCTTGACCCGGAGGGGCGCTTCACCATCAGCGGCGTCATTGACCGTATCTGCCGCCGCCCCGACGAAGTGGTCGAAATAATCGATTACAAAACCAACGTATCGCTCCCGACCCAGCAGACTCTTGATAACGACACTCAGATGGGCTTGTACCAGCTGGGAGTGAGATATCTCTGGCCCGATTTCAGGGAGATACAGCTGCGGCAGATTTTTCTCCGCCACGGCCTCTCCTTAACAACCGTGATGGATGAGGACAAGCTGGAGGAGATTCGATATCGCGCCTTTCAGGATATTCTGGAGATAGAAAAGGCGCGCCGTGATGACGATTTTCCTCCGAAGGAATCGCCGCTCTGCGACTGGTGCGTTTATTATGAACTCTGTCCGGCGAAACGTCACCGCTTATCGTTGGAGGACGACCTGGGGGTAGAATTTGACAAGGAAGCGGGGAAGGAACTGGCGGAGAAATATCTGGAATTGAGTCGAAGGAAGAAAATCCTGGAGTCGGAAATGGAGGCGATGAAAGATGATATCTTCAAATTCTGCGAGCAAGCCGATATAACCACTCTGGTTTCTTCTCTTGGCTCGGTGAAAATAACCGTCTCCGAGAAAGAGGCTTTTCCCACCAAGACTGATGATGAGCGGGCGTTTTTGGACCTGGCGCTTATAGCCCGTCAGGCGGGACTGGAGGAATGTTTCAGACTCGATGCCGGCATCCTTTACAAGGAGTTCTATGCGCGGGAGAAACTCCCGGGAGATTTGAAACAGAAGCTGGAAAAATATCTGATTAAGAAAGTTCAGAAATCGATAAGAACCAATATTAAGAAAGAAGTTCCCGACATCGACTTCGGGGAGGATAAAGAGTAG